A stretch of DNA from Microlunatus sp. Gsoil 973:
CGAGGAGCCCGAGCGCCGGGTTGTCATCCTGCCGAACGCGTGAGCATCGACCTGGCCCGAGAGGTCTTTCCAGACTTTGAGCGGATAAGCCAGTATGTCGACATATTGGCGGATCGAGGAATCTCCTGGGGCCTGATCGGCCCCCGGGAGGCCGACCGCCTCTGGGACCGACATGTCCTCAACTCGGTTGCGATGTCCGACCTGGTCGCCGACGGCGTGTCGGTGATCGATGTCGGCAGCGGAGCGGGCCTGCCCGGGGTCCCGCTGGCGATCCGCCGCCCCGACCTCGACGTGACACTGTTGGAGCCGTTGCTTCGGCGCGCCAACTTCCTCACCGAAGTGATCGGCGAACTTGATCTTGGTGACCGCGTCCGGGTGGTGCGTGCCC
This window harbors:
- the rsmG gene encoding 16S rRNA (guanine(527)-N(7))-methyltransferase RsmG; translated protein: MSIDLAREVFPDFERISQYVDILADRGISWGLIGPREADRLWDRHVLNSVAMSDLVADGVSVIDVGSGAGLPGVPLAIRRPDLDVTLLEPLLRRANFLTEVIGELDLGDRVRVVRARAEDHDGRYDVVTARAVAPLPRLLTWCLPLMGSTGELLALKGSSAASEIDQARQVLDNRRLHADVISVRAHPRAESTQVVRVRPVR